One genomic segment of Bombina bombina isolate aBomBom1 chromosome 4, aBomBom1.pri, whole genome shotgun sequence includes these proteins:
- the LOC128655603 gene encoding histone H4-like, with protein sequence MSGRGKGGKGLGKGGAKRHRKVLRDNIQGITKPAIRRLARRGGVKQISGLIYEETRGVLKVFLENVIRDAVTYTEHAKRKTVTAMDVVYALKRQGRTLYGFGG encoded by the coding sequence ATGTCCGGACGCGGTAAAGGCGGGAAGGGATTAGGTAAAGGAGGCGCCAAGAGGCACCGTAAAGTGCTCCGCGATAACATCCAGGGCATCACTAAGCCGGCTATACGGCGCTTGGCACGGAGGGGAGGTGTTAAGCAAATCTCCGGCCTCATCTACGAGGAGACCCGCGGAGTACTCAAGGTCTTCCTGGAAAATGTCATCCGAGACGCCGTCACCTACACCGAGCATGCCAAGAGGAAGACCGTGACCGCTATGGATGTGGTGTATGCTCTGAAACGCCAGGGCCGCACTCTCTACGGCTTCGGGGGTTAA
- the LOC128655604 gene encoding histone H1C-like, with translation MAETAPAAPPAESAAPAKKQPKKKAAVSGGAKKSRPVKSGPSVSELIFNAVSASKERSGVSLAALKKALAAGGYDVEKNNSRLKVALKALVSKERLVQLKGSGASGSFKLNKKQLQSQEKVAKKKAPAAKAKPKKAAKPKGTAAKSPKKAPSVPKKSPKKVNKPAGKAKVAPAKSPKKPKAVKLKKVAKSPAKKAAKSPAKRAAKAKKAAAKK, from the coding sequence ATGGCAGAGACCGCACCAGCCGCACCTCCTGCTGAAAGCGCcgctcctgccaagaagcagccgaaGAAGAAGGCGGCTGTATCTGGGGGAGCCAAGAAAAGCCGCCCAGTAAAGTCCGGTCCCAGCGTGTCCGAGCTGATTTTCAATGCTGTATCCGCTTCTAAAGAGCGCAGCGGGGTCTCCCTGGCAGCTCTCAAGAAGGCTCTGGCTGCGGGAGGTTACGATGTGGAGAAGAACAACAGCCGTCTCAAGGTGGCGCTCAAAGCCTTGGTGAGTAAGGAGCGGCTCGTCCAGCTGAAAGGCAGCGGTGCCTCCGGCTCGTTCAAGCTGAACAAGAAGCAGCTGCAGAGCCAAGAGAAAGTGGCCAAGAAAAAAGCGCCAGCAGCAAAGGCCAAACCCAAGAAAGCAGCAAAGCCAAAGGGGACAGCGGCCAAGTCCCCCAAGAAGGCTCCATCTGTGCCAAAGAAAAGCCCCAAAAAGGTCAACAAACCTGCGGGCAAAGCCAAGGTCGCTCCTGCAAAAAGCCCAAAGAAGCCTAAAGCCGTCAAGCTCAAGAAGGTAGCAAAAAGCCCCGCTAAGAAAGCTGCCAAGAGTCCGGCTAAAAGGGCCGCCAAAGCCAAGAAGGCGGCTGCTAAAAAGTGA